From one Trachemys scripta elegans isolate TJP31775 chromosome 14, CAS_Tse_1.0, whole genome shotgun sequence genomic stretch:
- the FN3K gene encoding fructosamine-3-kinase isoform X1, which translates to MEKLLKTELKTSILKAFGSSGGGYISRGQSYKTDSGRVFVKINHKPQARTMFEGEMASLEAIQKTNTLRVPQTIKVIDLPGEGAMFVMEYLKMKNLNKHSAKVGEQIADLHLHNQKLGEKLKKEGNTVGKGAEHSESQYVDTFGFHTVTCCGFIQQVNEWQSDWLTFFIRHRLQAQMDLIEKAYGDREARELWSQLKLKIPEMFCDVEIVPALLHGDLWAGNVAEDDFGPIVFDPASFYGHSEFDLAIAGMFGGFSSSFFSAYHSKIPKAPGFEKRNNLYQLFNYINHWNHFGTEYRGSTLNVMRKLLK; encoded by the exons ATGGAAAAGCTCCTAAAAACCGAATTGAAGACCTCCATTCTGAAGGCATTTGGGAGCTCAGGAGGAGGGTATATTAGCAGAGGGCAGAGCTATAAAACTGACAGCGGGCGAGTGTTTGTGAAAATCAATCACAAGCCTCAG GCTAGAACAATGTTTGAAGGTGAAATGGCAAGTTTAGAGGCTATCCAGAAAACCAACACCCTGAGGGTGCCCCAGACCATTAAAGTGATTGATCTTCCAGGAGAGGGTGCAATGTTTGTCATGGAGTACCTGAAGATGAAAAATCTCAACAA ACACTCTGCAAAGGTTGGCGAGCAGATAGCAGATCTTCACCTTCACAACCAGAAACTTggagagaaattaaaaaaggaaggaaacaCTGTTG GTAAAGGTGCAGAACATTCTGAATCTCAGTATGTGGATACGTTTGGATTCCATACAGTCACATGCTGTGGCTTTATACAGCAG GTGAATGAATGGCAAAGTGATTGGCTTACTTTCTTTATACGTCACCGACTCCAAGCTCAAATGGATTTGATTGAGAAAGCTTATGGAGACAGAGAAGCAAGAGAACTGTGGTCACAGCTTAAG CTGAAGATTCCTGAGATGTTCTGCGATGTGGAGATTGTTCCCGCTCTTCTTCATGGGGATTTGTGGGCAGGAAATGTTGCTGAGGATGATTTTGGCCCAATTGTCTTTGATCCTGCTTCCTTCTATGGTCATTCTGAATTTGACTTAGCGATTGCTGGGATGTTTGGTGGCTTTAGCAGCTCTTTCTTCTCTGCCTACCACAGTAAAATCCCCAAAGCTCCAGGTTTTGAGAAACGAAACAATTTGTACCAGCTCTTTAATTATATAAACCACTGGAACCATTTTGGGACAGAGTACAGGGGATCTACTCTAAATGTAATGAGAAAGCTCTTAAAATAA
- the FN3K gene encoding fructosamine-3-kinase isoform X4 produces the protein MEKLLKTELKTSILKAFGSSGGGYISRGQSYKTDSGRVFVKINHKPQARTMFEGEMASLEAIQKTNTLRVPQTIKVIDLPGEGAMFVMEYLKMKNLNKHSAKVGEQIADLHLHNQKLGEKLKKEGNTVGKGAEHSESQYVDTFGFHTVTCCGFIQQVNEWQSDWLTFFIRHRLQAQMDLIEKAYGDREARELWSQLK, from the exons ATGGAAAAGCTCCTAAAAACCGAATTGAAGACCTCCATTCTGAAGGCATTTGGGAGCTCAGGAGGAGGGTATATTAGCAGAGGGCAGAGCTATAAAACTGACAGCGGGCGAGTGTTTGTGAAAATCAATCACAAGCCTCAG GCTAGAACAATGTTTGAAGGTGAAATGGCAAGTTTAGAGGCTATCCAGAAAACCAACACCCTGAGGGTGCCCCAGACCATTAAAGTGATTGATCTTCCAGGAGAGGGTGCAATGTTTGTCATGGAGTACCTGAAGATGAAAAATCTCAACAA ACACTCTGCAAAGGTTGGCGAGCAGATAGCAGATCTTCACCTTCACAACCAGAAACTTggagagaaattaaaaaaggaaggaaacaCTGTTG GTAAAGGTGCAGAACATTCTGAATCTCAGTATGTGGATACGTTTGGATTCCATACAGTCACATGCTGTGGCTTTATACAGCAG GTGAATGAATGGCAAAGTGATTGGCTTACTTTCTTTATACGTCACCGACTCCAAGCTCAAATGGATTTGATTGAGAAAGCTTATGGAGACAGAGAAGCAAGAGAACTGTGGTCACAGCTTAAG TAA
- the FN3K gene encoding fructosamine-3-kinase isoform X2, translating to MEKLLKTELKTSILKAFGSSGGGYISRGQSYKTDSGRVFVKINHKPQARTMFEGEMASLEAIQKTNTLRVPQTIKVIDLPGEGAMFVMEYLKMKNLNKHSAKVGKGAEHSESQYVDTFGFHTVTCCGFIQQVNEWQSDWLTFFIRHRLQAQMDLIEKAYGDREARELWSQLKLKIPEMFCDVEIVPALLHGDLWAGNVAEDDFGPIVFDPASFYGHSEFDLAIAGMFGGFSSSFFSAYHSKIPKAPGFEKRNNLYQLFNYINHWNHFGTEYRGSTLNVMRKLLK from the exons ATGGAAAAGCTCCTAAAAACCGAATTGAAGACCTCCATTCTGAAGGCATTTGGGAGCTCAGGAGGAGGGTATATTAGCAGAGGGCAGAGCTATAAAACTGACAGCGGGCGAGTGTTTGTGAAAATCAATCACAAGCCTCAG GCTAGAACAATGTTTGAAGGTGAAATGGCAAGTTTAGAGGCTATCCAGAAAACCAACACCCTGAGGGTGCCCCAGACCATTAAAGTGATTGATCTTCCAGGAGAGGGTGCAATGTTTGTCATGGAGTACCTGAAGATGAAAAATCTCAACAA ACACTCTGCAAAGGTTG GTAAAGGTGCAGAACATTCTGAATCTCAGTATGTGGATACGTTTGGATTCCATACAGTCACATGCTGTGGCTTTATACAGCAG GTGAATGAATGGCAAAGTGATTGGCTTACTTTCTTTATACGTCACCGACTCCAAGCTCAAATGGATTTGATTGAGAAAGCTTATGGAGACAGAGAAGCAAGAGAACTGTGGTCACAGCTTAAG CTGAAGATTCCTGAGATGTTCTGCGATGTGGAGATTGTTCCCGCTCTTCTTCATGGGGATTTGTGGGCAGGAAATGTTGCTGAGGATGATTTTGGCCCAATTGTCTTTGATCCTGCTTCCTTCTATGGTCATTCTGAATTTGACTTAGCGATTGCTGGGATGTTTGGTGGCTTTAGCAGCTCTTTCTTCTCTGCCTACCACAGTAAAATCCCCAAAGCTCCAGGTTTTGAGAAACGAAACAATTTGTACCAGCTCTTTAATTATATAAACCACTGGAACCATTTTGGGACAGAGTACAGGGGATCTACTCTAAATGTAATGAGAAAGCTCTTAAAATAA
- the FN3K gene encoding fructosamine-3-kinase isoform X3 codes for MFEGEMASLEAIQKTNTLRVPQTIKVIDLPGEGAMFVMEYLKMKNLNKHSAKVGEQIADLHLHNQKLGEKLKKEGNTVGKGAEHSESQYVDTFGFHTVTCCGFIQQVNEWQSDWLTFFIRHRLQAQMDLIEKAYGDREARELWSQLKLKIPEMFCDVEIVPALLHGDLWAGNVAEDDFGPIVFDPASFYGHSEFDLAIAGMFGGFSSSFFSAYHSKIPKAPGFEKRNNLYQLFNYINHWNHFGTEYRGSTLNVMRKLLK; via the exons ATGTTTGAAGGTGAAATGGCAAGTTTAGAGGCTATCCAGAAAACCAACACCCTGAGGGTGCCCCAGACCATTAAAGTGATTGATCTTCCAGGAGAGGGTGCAATGTTTGTCATGGAGTACCTGAAGATGAAAAATCTCAACAA ACACTCTGCAAAGGTTGGCGAGCAGATAGCAGATCTTCACCTTCACAACCAGAAACTTggagagaaattaaaaaaggaaggaaacaCTGTTG GTAAAGGTGCAGAACATTCTGAATCTCAGTATGTGGATACGTTTGGATTCCATACAGTCACATGCTGTGGCTTTATACAGCAG GTGAATGAATGGCAAAGTGATTGGCTTACTTTCTTTATACGTCACCGACTCCAAGCTCAAATGGATTTGATTGAGAAAGCTTATGGAGACAGAGAAGCAAGAGAACTGTGGTCACAGCTTAAG CTGAAGATTCCTGAGATGTTCTGCGATGTGGAGATTGTTCCCGCTCTTCTTCATGGGGATTTGTGGGCAGGAAATGTTGCTGAGGATGATTTTGGCCCAATTGTCTTTGATCCTGCTTCCTTCTATGGTCATTCTGAATTTGACTTAGCGATTGCTGGGATGTTTGGTGGCTTTAGCAGCTCTTTCTTCTCTGCCTACCACAGTAAAATCCCCAAAGCTCCAGGTTTTGAGAAACGAAACAATTTGTACCAGCTCTTTAATTATATAAACCACTGGAACCATTTTGGGACAGAGTACAGGGGATCTACTCTAAATGTAATGAGAAAGCTCTTAAAATAA